From a region of the Aeoliella mucimassa genome:
- the rplU gene encoding 50S ribosomal protein L21, with amino-acid sequence MYAIIADGGRQLKVEEGQELNLAYRDAAKGDKLTLDQVLAIGGVDDVKLGAPTIEGASVTAEIIGTTQGEKVEVQKLRRRKNSRRHTGHRAMFTRVKIESISA; translated from the coding sequence ATGTACGCCATTATTGCTGACGGTGGTCGGCAGCTCAAAGTCGAAGAAGGTCAAGAACTGAACCTGGCTTACCGCGATGCAGCCAAGGGCGATAAGCTTACGCTCGACCAAGTGCTGGCCATCGGCGGAGTCGACGACGTGAAGCTCGGCGCACCGACCATCGAAGGTGCTAGCGTGACTGCCGAGATCATCGGCACCACCCAGGGCGAAAAGGTGGAAGTTCAGAAGCTTCGCCGCCGCAAGAACAGCCGCCGCCACACGGGCCACCGCGCGATGTTCACCCGCGTGAAGATCGAGTCGATCTCGGCCTAG
- a CDS encoding PTS sugar transporter subunit IIA, whose translation MKFSEFITKDAICTNLSSTDKESVIREMTSALQTAHSIAADQMESVVEAILKREELGSTGIGRGVAVPHTKHPTVDKLCGAVGISEEGVEFDSLDGEKVHLLFMLVSPPDRPGDHLRALENISRQLRNDTFCRFLKQSKTDEDVWTLLEEADNNQFGS comes from the coding sequence ATGAAGTTTTCTGAGTTCATCACTAAAGACGCCATTTGCACCAATCTATCTTCGACGGATAAGGAATCGGTGATTCGCGAGATGACCTCTGCACTGCAAACGGCTCATTCGATCGCCGCAGACCAGATGGAGAGCGTTGTCGAAGCCATTCTCAAGCGAGAAGAACTTGGCAGCACCGGCATCGGTCGTGGCGTCGCCGTCCCTCACACCAAGCATCCCACGGTCGACAAGCTGTGCGGAGCGGTTGGTATTAGTGAAGAGGGCGTGGAGTTCGATAGCCTGGATGGCGAAAAGGTGCACCTGCTGTTCATGCTGGTGTCGCCTCCCGATCGCCCTGGCGACCACCTGCGAGCCCTCGAGAATATCTCGCGTCAGCTCCGCAACGATACGTTCTGCCGTTTCCTCAAGCAGTCGAAGACCGATGAAGACGTCTGGACCCTGCTGGAAGAGGCCGACAACAACCAGTTCGGTTCGTAA
- a CDS encoding HPr family phosphocarrier protein, whose translation MAETVITETTVVTCENGLHIRPAEQLVRLANQFTSQIGIIYESQRVDAKSILELLTLGAQQGASVVIEARGNDAEAAVESIVHLFASDFANGDSPKQQ comes from the coding sequence ATGGCTGAAACCGTGATCACTGAAACGACGGTGGTGACCTGCGAAAACGGGCTCCACATCCGACCCGCCGAACAATTGGTTCGGCTGGCCAACCAGTTTACGTCTCAGATTGGCATAATTTACGAGAGTCAACGCGTGGATGCCAAAAGCATCCTAGAATTACTCACTCTGGGTGCCCAACAGGGCGCGAGCGTGGTAATCGAAGCGCGTGGCAACGACGCGGAAGCAGCGGTAGAGTCGATTGTGCACCTGTTTGCCAGCGATTTTGCCAACGGCGACTCCCCTAAGCAACAATAA
- the hpf gene encoding ribosome hibernation-promoting factor, HPF/YfiA family, giving the protein MQVRVSTRHGHLSEASKEKITKKVEKLRRLFDRLNDIQVVVDLKDEHNPIVEVQASAEKAKDFVASEKSTEMMAALDLVLDKLEKQLRRYKEKVVERHRDRDREGRQAESEYTADEEE; this is encoded by the coding sequence GTGCAAGTACGAGTATCGACGCGTCACGGACATCTGAGTGAAGCCAGCAAGGAGAAGATCACCAAGAAGGTGGAGAAGCTCCGGCGGCTTTTCGACCGCTTGAATGATATTCAGGTGGTGGTGGACCTAAAAGACGAACACAATCCGATTGTGGAAGTGCAAGCTTCGGCCGAAAAGGCCAAGGATTTCGTGGCCAGCGAGAAGTCTACGGAGATGATGGCCGCTTTGGACCTGGTGCTCGATAAGCTGGAGAAGCAATTGCGCCGGTACAAAGAAAAAGTAGTAGAACGACACCGTGATCGCGATCGAGAAGGCCGGCAAGCAGAGAGCGAGTACACCGCGGACGAAGAAGAATAG
- a CDS encoding mechanosensitive ion channel domain-containing protein has product MAQDSEPINPLRAAETPAAQPAAAATDTNNAAAPPANGESAPQPTANGDAAAPANPPTEQAPAEVKKEFTKAEIEAMQSGLDAQAVPEEEKTEAKQYYQDAIQSTNELQLKREELRRFAADHLEKPDEKDPDGPKQYSKSWYERRLALPVEHPWVSEIEKFDVRTADQAYLEKRAAELEQRSNEWNKKLEKLTTDPSKYKAFLNSFPSTRQAVEERLSETQKELEELTANGGSSTISNAKRVALLQRQAKLTAELQALDAQRDAYQRALSVYDVELKYTQRLADAYDKRLKDVRGEINARRQRAANEQVQEAEAEANRYKALIERNPDSLGTLATNNQALAKDIQSLVEQDQQVIEETTSATKLQGEISTDFTEFKQQFGDDSQLAQASGELLRKQRERLPRPSQLQGEILKRTNQRNNISFVRFNATQERKNLSNRDQVVAEMLQKVRAEDRSAAAKVIRQLLESKAEYLESYIENLDELEVNLNALIAAQIRLKDTAQDFRDFIAERDLWIRSCGPLWASDVRLTHDANLKNWRPFYLDPTLEALAWSLSPENWLQVLNDLQLAASRQPFIALSLSVAFLLLLWVQRRSRVQLRELGEEAEKKTCTDFMLSLRALYLTVIVSLPWPLLLWGIGKLLEGPPVEADFSLALSQALQLTAWLLLLTEFTRQCCRANGLVEAHLDAQRSWLAQLRRYLRWMPIVAIPLAFWQIGLDAQTGESLRSDSLGRLLFLAILAYSTFVLYRLLLSHNSSLYQFVMRGTSNWIVNLHKIWRPLFVLVPIVLAVMATLGYYYTAEQLAQRMLGTLAMLLLLLIAGGLLRRWVLLNRRLLAREQAMKRRAQLLAAATEGDEVASIAEIVEETVDLSALSQQTRKLLRVMLFVIGVVGVIMIWRDVFTALAWLDENALPWSRGEHPTTWGDLLRSLLAALVTYVAVRDLPSLLELVILQHLPIDSGVRYATATLARYSLLAIGIVVSAAALGIDGTSISWLVAAMGVGLGFGLQEIFANFVSGIILLFERPIRVGDIITLGDKTGIVSRIRIRATTITDWDRKEYVVPNKDLVTERLLNWTLSDQINRVVIEVGIAYGSDTDQACDLLRQIVKEHPIVLDDPAPLINFDGFGDSTLNLIVRCYLPNLDNRLQTIHELHTIINRRFNEAEIEIAFPQRDLHIRSMPPNWESPEKLRNPARGNSSESGDSAETSGSNNE; this is encoded by the coding sequence TTGGCCCAAGACTCGGAGCCGATCAATCCGTTGCGTGCGGCCGAAACGCCCGCCGCGCAGCCGGCTGCAGCGGCGACCGACACCAACAACGCCGCGGCTCCGCCGGCCAATGGGGAGTCGGCTCCGCAACCGACCGCGAATGGCGATGCAGCCGCTCCGGCAAACCCACCGACCGAACAAGCTCCAGCCGAGGTGAAGAAGGAGTTCACCAAGGCCGAAATCGAGGCCATGCAATCGGGTCTCGACGCGCAGGCGGTTCCCGAAGAAGAGAAAACCGAAGCCAAGCAGTATTACCAGGACGCCATTCAGTCGACCAACGAGTTGCAACTAAAGCGTGAGGAGCTTCGCAGGTTCGCGGCCGACCACCTGGAAAAGCCGGACGAGAAGGATCCCGATGGCCCCAAGCAGTACAGCAAATCCTGGTACGAACGCCGCCTTGCGCTGCCGGTCGAACACCCGTGGGTGTCGGAAATCGAGAAGTTCGACGTTCGCACGGCCGATCAGGCGTACCTGGAGAAACGGGCTGCCGAGCTCGAACAGCGGTCGAACGAATGGAACAAGAAGCTCGAGAAACTGACCACCGACCCCAGCAAGTACAAAGCGTTTCTCAATAGCTTCCCGAGCACCCGCCAAGCAGTTGAAGAACGCCTGTCCGAAACGCAAAAAGAACTGGAAGAACTGACCGCCAACGGCGGTTCCAGCACCATTAGCAACGCAAAGCGAGTCGCCTTACTGCAACGTCAGGCGAAACTCACCGCCGAGCTGCAAGCGCTCGACGCCCAGCGCGATGCCTACCAGCGGGCCTTGAGCGTGTACGACGTGGAGCTGAAGTACACGCAGCGTCTGGCCGACGCGTACGACAAGCGACTCAAGGACGTCCGCGGAGAGATCAACGCCCGTCGGCAGCGAGCCGCCAACGAGCAGGTACAGGAAGCCGAGGCCGAAGCGAATCGTTACAAGGCTTTGATCGAACGCAATCCCGACTCGCTTGGCACCCTGGCAACCAACAATCAGGCGCTGGCCAAGGACATTCAATCGCTGGTCGAACAAGACCAGCAGGTGATCGAAGAAACGACTTCGGCCACCAAGCTGCAAGGCGAAATCAGCACCGACTTCACGGAGTTCAAACAACAGTTCGGCGACGACTCGCAACTCGCCCAGGCGTCGGGCGAACTGTTGCGCAAGCAGCGCGAGCGACTCCCCCGCCCTTCGCAACTACAAGGCGAGATTCTCAAGCGGACCAACCAGCGAAACAACATTAGCTTCGTGCGTTTCAATGCGACGCAAGAACGCAAGAACCTGAGCAATCGCGATCAGGTAGTCGCTGAAATGCTGCAGAAAGTTCGCGCGGAGGATCGCAGCGCGGCCGCCAAAGTGATTCGGCAACTACTGGAGAGCAAAGCCGAGTATCTGGAGAGCTACATCGAGAACCTCGACGAACTCGAGGTGAATCTCAACGCGCTGATCGCTGCGCAGATTCGTCTGAAAGATACCGCTCAGGATTTTCGCGACTTTATCGCGGAGCGTGATTTGTGGATACGTAGCTGCGGTCCGCTATGGGCGTCGGATGTTCGTCTGACTCACGATGCGAACCTGAAGAACTGGCGGCCATTCTATCTCGATCCCACGCTTGAAGCCTTGGCCTGGAGCCTGAGCCCCGAAAACTGGCTGCAGGTGCTCAACGATCTGCAGTTGGCCGCCTCGCGCCAGCCGTTTATCGCGTTGAGCCTATCGGTTGCCTTCCTGCTGCTGTTATGGGTGCAACGACGCTCACGGGTGCAGCTTCGCGAGCTTGGCGAAGAAGCGGAGAAGAAAACCTGCACCGACTTCATGCTATCGCTCCGTGCGTTGTACCTCACGGTGATTGTTTCGCTGCCTTGGCCGCTCTTGTTATGGGGCATTGGTAAGCTGCTGGAAGGTCCGCCGGTGGAGGCCGACTTTTCGCTTGCCCTGTCACAAGCACTGCAACTCACTGCCTGGTTGCTATTGCTTACCGAGTTCACTCGCCAATGCTGTCGAGCCAACGGACTGGTCGAGGCTCATCTCGACGCGCAGCGTTCGTGGCTCGCCCAGCTACGACGTTACCTTCGCTGGATGCCGATCGTAGCCATCCCGCTGGCGTTCTGGCAAATCGGCCTCGACGCACAAACTGGCGAATCGCTCCGTAGCGACTCACTCGGCCGACTGTTGTTTCTCGCCATCCTGGCTTACTCCACCTTCGTGCTGTATCGCTTGCTGCTATCACATAACAGTTCGCTCTATCAGTTCGTGATGCGCGGCACCTCGAACTGGATCGTGAACCTGCATAAGATCTGGCGACCGCTGTTCGTCCTGGTGCCGATCGTGCTCGCGGTGATGGCAACGCTGGGCTATTACTACACCGCCGAGCAACTGGCCCAACGCATGCTCGGTACGCTGGCGATGCTGCTGTTGCTGCTCATCGCGGGTGGCTTGCTGCGACGCTGGGTGCTACTGAACCGACGCCTGCTCGCCCGCGAGCAGGCAATGAAGCGTCGCGCTCAGTTGCTGGCCGCGGCGACCGAAGGAGACGAAGTCGCGAGCATCGCAGAGATCGTGGAAGAAACGGTCGACCTTTCCGCGTTGAGTCAACAAACCCGCAAACTGCTTCGCGTGATGCTATTCGTCATCGGTGTGGTCGGGGTCATCATGATCTGGCGAGATGTTTTCACCGCGCTGGCCTGGCTCGACGAAAACGCCCTGCCCTGGTCGCGCGGCGAGCATCCCACCACTTGGGGCGACCTGCTTCGCTCGCTGCTGGCCGCGCTGGTTACTTACGTTGCGGTTCGCGACTTACCGAGCCTGCTCGAACTGGTGATCTTGCAGCATTTGCCGATCGACTCAGGCGTGCGTTATGCGACCGCGACGTTGGCTCGCTATTCGCTGCTGGCGATCGGCATCGTGGTATCGGCCGCCGCGCTCGGCATCGATGGCACCAGCATCAGTTGGCTGGTCGCTGCGATGGGCGTCGGTCTCGGCTTTGGTTTGCAGGAGATCTTTGCCAACTTCGTGTCGGGCATCATTCTGCTGTTCGAACGCCCGATCCGCGTCGGCGACATCATCACGCTCGGCGACAAAACCGGTATCGTCAGCCGCATTCGCATCCGGGCGACCACCATTACCGACTGGGACCGCAAAGAGTACGTGGTACCCAATAAGGACCTGGTGACCGAGCGACTACTGAACTGGACTCTGTCCGATCAGATTAATCGCGTCGTTATCGAGGTCGGCATTGCTTACGGGTCGGACACCGACCAGGCGTGCGACCTGCTTCGCCAGATCGTTAAAGAGCATCCGATCGTGCTCGACGATCCTGCACCGCTGATCAATTTCGATGGCTTTGGCGACAGCACTCTGAACCTGATCGTCCGGTGCTACCTGCCGAACCTCGACAATCGTTTGCAGACGATTCACGAGCTGCATACGATAATCAATCGTCGTTTCAACGAGGCTGAGATCGAAATTGCCTTCCCGCAACGCGATTTGCACATCCGCTCGATGCCGCCGAACTGGGAATCGCCAGAGAAGCTGCGCAATCCAGCACGCGGCAATTCATCGGAATCGGGCGACTCGGCTGAAACAAGCGGCTCGAACAACGAGTAA
- a CDS encoding Rne/Rng family ribonuclease has translation MDKSNTPNDELQPDDPGGLRAVAETQVSTDEAPEDQTLEQANLEPDDAADQLPSDEAPQDEPVAAEVEPEEEAETDETETSEEEAATETPSEQDEADAASTDEVEDEEDSIADDDTEVIEAETSAAETDSDTEAKLETTDEAEESDAKADDDKSAEDNAEAATAEEGSGEAPTEGEGEGRPKRRRRRGARRKKKKVAKKAAEVSDDEESGRPTVKQEMLINVAQPEECRIGILEDGILEELYVERSSQDNYVGNIYKGKIVNLEPSIQAAFVDFGVGRNGFLHISDVEPQYFRQGGFDPDKPIQSDGTQQGDQTDYDGDDDIDDDDVDESGPRRQRGNRRHRPGVRPRIKPPIQEIFQRGDEVVVQVIKEGIGTKGPTLSTYISIPGRYVVLMPALGRIGVSRKIESEEDRRRLRDILRELNPPKGLGFIVRTAGTDRTKKEISRDLAYLLRLWKTIVRRIKSAEAPTDIYEESDMIIRTIRDIFTADVDAIHIDEPSAYERAKEFLQIVMPRYVNRLHLYEGREPLFHKYKIDEEISQINQRKVPLKGGGSLVIDQTEALVAIDVNSGSFRTDGTAEESAFQLNRIAAKEIARQLRLRDLGGVIVNDFIDMRRDRHRRIIERTLRDAVKRDRARTKILRISPFGLIEMTRQRVRPSLKRSVFKECPSCSGAGLVKSAESMSIEVVRKLIMAAQIDRVAKITVTVEEEVATYLNNRKRRELTRLEDDSSLTITVIGREGIAPEHLDISCEDETGRLLAIDRI, from the coding sequence ATGGACAAATCCAACACCCCTAACGACGAACTCCAGCCAGACGATCCGGGTGGACTTCGTGCGGTAGCCGAAACTCAGGTTTCGACCGACGAAGCGCCCGAAGATCAAACGCTCGAGCAAGCGAATCTGGAACCAGACGACGCAGCAGACCAACTTCCCAGCGACGAAGCACCGCAGGACGAACCGGTAGCCGCCGAAGTAGAACCTGAGGAAGAGGCCGAAACCGACGAGACAGAAACCTCGGAGGAAGAAGCGGCCACTGAAACCCCCTCGGAACAAGACGAAGCCGACGCAGCCTCCACCGACGAAGTGGAGGACGAGGAAGACTCGATTGCTGACGACGACACCGAAGTGATCGAAGCGGAGACTTCCGCAGCGGAAACCGATAGCGACACCGAAGCCAAGTTGGAGACGACCGACGAAGCGGAGGAGTCGGACGCGAAAGCCGATGACGACAAATCGGCCGAAGACAACGCGGAAGCAGCCACCGCCGAAGAAGGCTCGGGCGAAGCGCCGACCGAAGGCGAAGGCGAGGGTCGCCCCAAGCGTCGCCGCCGTCGAGGAGCGCGTCGCAAGAAGAAGAAGGTCGCCAAGAAGGCGGCGGAAGTCAGCGACGACGAAGAGTCGGGCCGCCCCACCGTGAAGCAAGAGATGCTGATCAACGTGGCCCAGCCCGAAGAGTGCCGCATCGGCATTCTCGAGGATGGCATCCTCGAAGAGTTGTACGTGGAGCGTAGCAGCCAGGACAACTACGTCGGCAACATCTACAAGGGCAAGATCGTTAACCTCGAGCCCAGCATCCAAGCCGCGTTTGTCGACTTCGGTGTCGGCCGCAACGGGTTCTTGCACATCAGCGACGTGGAACCTCAGTACTTCCGCCAAGGTGGGTTCGACCCCGACAAGCCAATTCAATCCGACGGCACCCAACAAGGTGACCAGACCGACTACGATGGCGACGACGACATCGACGACGATGATGTCGACGAATCGGGACCACGCCGTCAGCGGGGCAACCGTCGCCACCGCCCTGGTGTGCGTCCGCGGATCAAGCCACCGATTCAAGAGATCTTCCAACGCGGCGACGAGGTCGTGGTGCAGGTCATCAAGGAAGGCATCGGTACCAAAGGCCCGACCCTTTCGACCTACATCAGCATCCCCGGTCGTTACGTGGTGCTGATGCCCGCCCTCGGGCGGATCGGCGTGTCGCGGAAGATCGAGAGCGAAGAAGATCGCCGCCGGTTGCGCGACATCCTGCGTGAGCTGAATCCTCCCAAGGGTCTCGGCTTCATCGTCCGCACCGCTGGTACCGACCGTACCAAGAAAGAGATCTCCCGCGACCTGGCGTACCTGCTACGGCTGTGGAAGACCATCGTCCGGCGGATCAAGAGCGCCGAAGCGCCGACCGACATCTACGAAGAAAGCGATATGATCATTCGCACGATCCGCGATATCTTTACCGCGGACGTGGATGCGATTCACATCGACGAGCCTTCGGCCTACGAGCGGGCGAAGGAGTTCCTGCAGATCGTGATGCCGCGGTACGTGAATCGGTTGCATTTGTACGAGGGTCGCGAACCACTGTTCCACAAGTACAAGATCGACGAAGAGATCTCGCAGATCAATCAACGCAAGGTGCCGCTTAAGGGTGGTGGCTCGCTGGTGATCGATCAAACCGAAGCCCTCGTGGCGATCGATGTGAACAGCGGCAGCTTCCGCACCGATGGCACCGCCGAAGAGTCGGCCTTCCAGCTCAATCGCATCGCCGCGAAAGAGATCGCCCGGCAGCTTCGCCTCCGCGACCTGGGCGGAGTGATCGTCAACGACTTCATCGACATGCGTCGCGATCGTCATCGTCGGATCATCGAGCGAACGCTTCGCGACGCGGTGAAACGCGACCGCGCCCGCACCAAGATCCTCCGCATCAGCCCCTTCGGCCTGATCGAAATGACCCGCCAACGGGTGCGGCCGAGCTTGAAACGGAGCGTGTTCAAGGAATGCCCGAGCTGCAGCGGCGCCGGCCTGGTCAAGAGCGCCGAGAGCATGTCGATCGAAGTGGTCCGCAAGCTGATAATGGCCGCTCAGATCGACCGCGTCGCCAAGATCACCGTCACGGTGGAAGAGGAAGTGGCCACCTACTTGAACAATCGCAAGCGCCGCGAGCTGACCCGCCTGGAAGACGACAGTTCGCTAACGATCACCGTGATCGGCCGCGAAGGCATCGCGCCCGAGCATTTGGATATCTCTTGCGAAGACGAAACTGGACGACTGCTGGCGATCGACCGGATCTAG
- the ptsP gene encoding phosphoenolpyruvate--protein phosphotransferase has protein sequence MQRLQGIAVSPGVAIAEAAVFGNEGFRISRRFLSRESVNTEIDRLDQAIAAAAKELDTNRQRVAEQLGDDYAAIFSAHLQMLLDPKLHNELEQMIRDRHYSPEYSVSRAMRRYAKVFLSLEGDTMAERANDIFDIEKRLLRHLLGERREGPTQLTSEVLILAHNLTPSETANLNPDFVKGFVTEVGGPGSHTAIVAEALNIPAVVGVGSFLTEVSGGETVIVDGDNGLVILQPDEETIARYRHEVDEQLSLAAKLETFRDLPSDTKDGVHVTMLGNIELPSEVKQCLDRGAEGIGLYRTEFLFLTREVQPDEEDHYQAYHEVLQATGGAPVVMRTLDLGADKIPNFPLPDDERNPFLGLRSTRLALKHVDMFRTQLRAMLRASVEGPMRIMFPLITNLIELRRAKMVLSDAMEDLDEEGIPFSRDIQVGMMVEVPSAVVMMDHFVEEVDFFSIGTNDLIQYALAVDRSNKDVASLYTGSDPSILRLIKMAIDTANQHDRPISMCGQMCGNPIYTMVLLGLGLRTFSVVPAAIPEIKRVCRSVTIPQCEELAARALSLESARDVRTALRDEIIRILPDQPV, from the coding sequence ATGCAGCGCTTGCAAGGAATTGCCGTATCGCCTGGCGTTGCCATCGCCGAGGCTGCCGTATTTGGCAACGAGGGATTTCGCATCTCTCGGCGCTTCCTTTCGCGCGAATCGGTGAACACCGAAATCGACCGCTTGGATCAAGCGATCGCCGCTGCTGCCAAAGAGCTCGACACCAACCGCCAGCGGGTCGCCGAACAACTCGGCGACGACTACGCGGCCATCTTCTCTGCCCACCTGCAGATGCTGCTCGATCCCAAGCTCCACAACGAGTTGGAGCAGATGATCCGCGACCGCCATTACTCGCCGGAGTACTCGGTGAGTCGGGCGATGCGGCGGTATGCCAAGGTGTTCCTGTCGCTCGAAGGCGACACCATGGCCGAGCGGGCGAACGACATCTTCGATATCGAAAAACGCTTGCTCCGCCACCTGCTTGGCGAGCGACGCGAGGGCCCCACACAGCTTACCAGCGAAGTACTGATCCTGGCCCACAACCTTACGCCGAGCGAAACGGCCAATCTGAATCCGGACTTTGTCAAAGGATTCGTGACCGAAGTCGGCGGCCCCGGTAGCCATACCGCCATCGTGGCCGAAGCGCTCAACATTCCCGCCGTGGTCGGCGTGGGATCGTTCCTCACCGAAGTCTCCGGCGGCGAAACCGTGATCGTCGATGGCGACAACGGTCTGGTGATTCTGCAGCCGGATGAAGAGACCATTGCTCGTTACCGTCACGAAGTCGACGAGCAACTGAGTCTGGCGGCCAAGCTCGAAACGTTCCGCGACCTGCCGAGCGATACCAAGGATGGCGTGCATGTCACCATGCTTGGCAACATCGAGCTACCGAGCGAAGTGAAGCAATGCCTCGACCGCGGTGCCGAAGGCATCGGCCTGTACCGCACCGAGTTCCTGTTCCTCACCCGCGAAGTACAGCCTGACGAAGAGGATCACTACCAGGCTTATCACGAAGTGCTACAAGCCACTGGTGGAGCCCCCGTCGTGATGCGGACGCTCGACCTTGGTGCGGACAAGATTCCAAACTTCCCGCTGCCCGACGACGAACGCAACCCGTTCCTCGGTCTCCGCAGCACGCGACTTGCATTGAAACACGTTGATATGTTCCGCACCCAACTTCGCGCGATGCTCCGAGCAAGCGTCGAAGGCCCGATGCGGATTATGTTCCCCTTAATCACGAACCTTATTGAGTTGCGTCGCGCAAAGATGGTGCTCAGCGACGCGATGGAAGATCTCGACGAAGAAGGCATTCCCTTCAGCCGCGATATCCAAGTCGGCATGATGGTCGAGGTACCCTCGGCCGTGGTGATGATGGATCACTTCGTGGAAGAGGTCGATTTCTTCAGCATTGGCACCAACGACCTGATTCAATACGCCTTGGCAGTTGACCGCAGCAACAAGGACGTCGCTTCGCTGTATACCGGAAGCGACCCCTCGATTCTGCGTTTAATCAAAATGGCGATCGATACCGCCAACCAACACGACCGCCCAATTAGCATGTGCGGTCAGATGTGCGGCAACCCCATTTACACGATGGTGCTGCTGGGGCTTGGTCTTCGCACCTTTAGCGTTGTGCCAGCAGCCATTCCCGAAATTAAACGCGTCTGCCGGTCGGTAACCATTCCGCAGTGCGAAGAACTCGCCGCGCGAGCCTTGTCTCTCGAGAGCGCGCGCGACGTACGCACCGCCCTGCGCGATGAGATCATCCGCATCCTCCCCGACCAACCGGTGTGA
- a CDS encoding PEP-CTERM sorting domain-containing protein (PEP-CTERM proteins occur, often in large numbers, in the proteomes of bacteria that also encode an exosortase, a predicted intramembrane cysteine proteinase. The presence of a PEP-CTERM domain at a protein's C-terminus predicts cleavage within the sorting domain, followed by covalent anchoring to some some component of the (usually Gram-negative) cell surface. Many PEP-CTERM proteins exhibit an unusual sequence composition that includes large numbers of potential glycosylation sites. Expression of one such protein has been shown restore the ability of a bacterium to form floc, a type of biofilm.), with product MNIQRTSFLLLTLLALGANAGAVLPPLPSATNGDGIVANNGMKHLSIDFDESSVTVHAATTMVTMMSGEGVDYTPDQFDVIENQYFNSQYGWNFDNIVVLPEDSAIWIRRMDQTTPAGATLRVYEGGMGMGMANWTMQPLYLNDGDRWMWDGDMQHDMYVADMPGEYSMTYEVYLGDPTTGEALASYGSATTTIGWTVPVPEPGTAALLVLGIAGGIAVMRSRASCW from the coding sequence GTGAATATTCAACGTACCAGCTTCTTACTACTTACCTTGCTCGCCTTGGGTGCCAACGCGGGGGCGGTGCTGCCACCGCTGCCGAGTGCCACCAATGGCGATGGCATCGTCGCCAACAATGGCATGAAGCACCTCTCGATCGACTTCGACGAGTCGAGCGTTACCGTGCACGCAGCCACCACGATGGTCACCATGATGTCCGGCGAGGGAGTCGACTACACACCCGACCAGTTCGATGTGATTGAGAACCAGTACTTCAACAGCCAGTACGGGTGGAACTTCGACAACATCGTGGTGCTGCCCGAAGACTCGGCCATTTGGATTCGCCGGATGGATCAAACCACCCCGGCCGGCGCGACGCTCCGCGTGTACGAAGGGGGCATGGGAATGGGCATGGCAAACTGGACGATGCAGCCGTTGTATCTCAACGATGGGGATCGCTGGATGTGGGATGGCGACATGCAGCACGACATGTACGTGGCCGACATGCCAGGCGAGTACTCCATGACCTATGAGGTCTATCTAGGCGACCCGACCACCGGCGAGGCGCTTGCGTCGTATGGTTCGGCCACGACGACCATCGGCTGGACGGTTCCAGTGCCGGAACCAGGTACTGCCGCGTTGTTAGTGCTCGGCATCGCTGGAGGTATCGCGGTAATGCGATCGCGCGCTTCGTGCTGGTAA
- a CDS encoding H-X9-DG-CTERM domain-containing protein: MRQSFRCPEDDRDNLQLWSYGKNVWFELTSVETGNVEGVREGPTYHRLRSIESTSRTVMVGELLSDSTTDHIMAHFWRLGGAPEVAFDRHQGVSNYLWVDGHVSSHLLNETFDMEQSIDRWDPGMAGLR; this comes from the coding sequence ATGCGCCAGTCGTTTCGATGCCCTGAGGACGATCGCGACAACCTGCAACTTTGGAGCTATGGCAAGAACGTGTGGTTCGAATTGACGTCGGTCGAAACCGGCAACGTGGAGGGGGTGCGCGAAGGCCCCACCTACCATCGGTTGCGGAGCATCGAGTCGACCAGCCGCACGGTAATGGTCGGCGAGTTACTATCCGACTCGACCACCGATCACATCATGGCCCATTTTTGGAGACTCGGCGGCGCGCCGGAAGTGGCTTTCGACCGACATCAAGGCGTCAGTAACTACCTGTGGGTCGATGGACACGTTTCGTCGCACCTGCTGAACGAGACGTTCGACATGGAGCAATCGATCGATCGCTGGGATCCCGGCATGGCCGGCCTGCGCTGA